Proteins co-encoded in one Macellibacteroides fermentans genomic window:
- the pyk gene encoding pyruvate kinase — MLKHTKIVATVSDQRCEVEFIRSLYKAGMNVVRLNSAHMVEEGFNRVVGNTRAVSNHIALLMDTKGPEIRTTKTAQPLELKTGDRIKVMGNPDGETTRECICLSYKNFVADMSVGGELLIDDGDLDLKVIEKHSDYLVCEALNDATLGSRKSVNVPGVRISLPSLTEKDRTSILYCIKNNLDFIAHSFVRCKQDVLDIQRILDEHNSPIKIIAKIENQEGIDNIDEILEVAYGIMIARGDLGIEVPQEKIPGIQRVLIRKCVEAKKPVIVATQMLHSMINNPRPTRAEVTDIANAIYYRTDALMLSGETAYGKYPVEAVATMTKIAAEAEKTKLAANDIRVPIVGNDLDVTSFLAKQAVKASSKLHVKAIITDSFTGRTARYLAAFRGTSTVYAICYHERLTRELALSYGVWAVYQEESKSEREYYFKALNELIKSGRITRSDMVAYLSGSFGEGGGTSFLEINNVGKVLDAGDKYSLPTFKD, encoded by the coding sequence ATGTTAAAGCATACAAAGATTGTTGCTACTGTTTCAGATCAACGGTGTGAGGTAGAGTTTATCAGATCCCTGTATAAGGCAGGAATGAATGTGGTACGCCTGAATTCGGCCCACATGGTTGAAGAAGGGTTTAATAGAGTTGTCGGCAATACCCGTGCCGTGTCAAATCACATTGCGCTTTTAATGGATACGAAAGGCCCGGAGATTCGAACAACCAAAACGGCTCAGCCTCTTGAATTAAAAACAGGTGATAGAATTAAGGTGATGGGTAATCCTGATGGAGAAACCACCAGGGAATGCATTTGCCTGTCGTATAAGAATTTTGTTGCAGATATGTCTGTAGGCGGAGAATTGCTTATCGACGATGGCGATCTTGATTTGAAAGTTATTGAAAAGCATTCTGATTACCTTGTTTGCGAGGCGTTGAATGATGCTACTCTTGGTAGCCGTAAAAGTGTTAATGTACCGGGGGTACGTATCAGCTTGCCATCGTTGACAGAAAAAGACCGTACCAGCATTCTTTACTGTATTAAGAATAATCTTGATTTTATTGCTCATTCATTTGTTCGTTGCAAACAAGATGTGCTTGATATACAGCGTATTCTTGACGAACACAACAGCCCGATCAAAATTATTGCTAAGATTGAAAATCAGGAAGGTATTGATAATATCGATGAAATCCTGGAGGTGGCTTACGGTATCATGATCGCCCGTGGTGATTTAGGTATTGAAGTTCCACAGGAAAAGATTCCGGGTATTCAGCGTGTATTGATCAGAAAGTGTGTGGAAGCTAAAAAGCCGGTTATTGTGGCAACTCAGATGCTTCACTCGATGATCAATAACCCTCGTCCTACCAGAGCAGAGGTTACAGATATCGCAAATGCCATTTATTACCGTACAGATGCATTAATGTTAAGTGGTGAGACTGCCTATGGAAAATATCCTGTAGAAGCGGTTGCTACTATGACCAAGATTGCAGCTGAAGCCGAAAAAACAAAGCTTGCAGCAAATGATATCCGTGTTCCTATCGTAGGAAACGACCTTGATGTAACTTCTTTCCTTGCCAAACAGGCAGTGAAGGCATCTTCAAAGCTTCATGTAAAAGCAATCATTACAGATAGCTTTACCGGAAGAACAGCACGTTATCTGGCTGCTTTCCGTGGTACATCCACCGTATATGCCATCTGTTATCACGAGCGTCTTACAAGAGAGCTGGCTTTATCTTATGGCGTATGGGCTGTTTATCAGGAAGAGAGTAAATCTGAGCGGGAATATTACTTTAAAGCATTGAATGAACTGATCAAGAGTGGCCGTATTACCCGTTCTGATATGGTTGCCTATCTTAGCGGTAGCTTTGGTGAAGGCGGCGGTACCTCGTTCCTTGAAATAAATAATGTTGGTAAAGTTTTGGATGCTGGAGATAAATACTCGCTTCCAACTTTTAAAGACTAA
- the aroQ gene encoding type II 3-dehydroquinate dehydratase: MKKIQIINGPNLNLLGKREPSVYGNSSFEEYLDTLRKNFPTFEITFFQSNIEGELLNKIHEIGFDYDGIILNAGAYTHTSIALYDAIKAVTTPVVEVHISNVHARESFRHESKISAACKGVILGFGLDSYKLALESFK, encoded by the coding sequence ATGAAGAAGATTCAGATTATCAACGGACCAAATCTTAATCTGCTGGGAAAGCGAGAGCCGTCTGTATATGGAAACTCCTCTTTTGAGGAGTATCTTGATACGCTGCGGAAAAACTTTCCTACGTTTGAAATTACCTTTTTTCAAAGCAATATTGAAGGCGAATTGCTAAATAAAATTCACGAGATAGGATTTGATTATGATGGAATAATACTAAATGCCGGAGCCTACACCCATACATCCATTGCATTGTATGATGCTATTAAAGCAGTTACAACTCCGGTTGTGGAAGTACATATTTCGAATGTTCATGCCAGAGAGTCGTTTAGGCATGAATCTAAAATCTCAGCTGCATGCAAAGGAGTGATCCTTGGCTTTGGGCTTGATTCTTACAAACTGGCCCTTGAATCTTTCAAATGA